A window of Lentibacillus sp. Marseille-P4043 contains these coding sequences:
- a CDS encoding GntR family transcriptional regulator, protein MINKNSPLPIYYQLEEEIKRLIHTEQLLPGELLPSEREYAEKYDISRMTVRQAINNLAAEGLLYRRKGKGTFIAEKKFEQDLQGLTSFSEDMRSRGLTPANKLISFQLVKATEEVASLLNLEIKDPVYEVKRIRLANNEPMALETIYTPKKIVGDLQESNFASSFYQFIEEKLKFTIKHGDQIIESVIANDFEIEHLNLKNGDPILLMQRITYLNDDKNSPLEYVKSAYRADKYKFKLQMKR, encoded by the coding sequence ATGATCAACAAAAACTCTCCATTACCAATCTACTATCAATTAGAAGAAGAGATAAAAAGATTAATTCATACAGAACAACTACTCCCAGGTGAATTGTTACCTTCTGAACGGGAATATGCCGAAAAATATGATATTAGCAGAATGACAGTAAGACAGGCAATTAATAACCTTGCTGCTGAAGGACTATTATATCGTCGCAAAGGGAAAGGTACATTTATTGCTGAGAAAAAGTTTGAACAGGATTTACAAGGCTTAACAAGCTTTAGTGAGGATATGCGTTCGCGTGGGTTGACCCCTGCTAATAAATTAATCAGCTTTCAATTAGTAAAGGCAACAGAGGAAGTTGCTTCATTACTGAATTTGGAAATAAAGGATCCCGTTTACGAGGTGAAGCGAATACGCCTCGCAAACAACGAACCAATGGCTTTAGAAACGATTTACACACCTAAAAAGATCGTTGGAGATTTACAGGAAAGTAATTTTGCATCATCATTTTACCAATTCATCGAAGAAAAACTAAAGTTCACCATTAAACATGGAGATCAAATAATTGAGTCAGTTATTGCTAATGATTTCGAAATTGAACACTTAAACTTAAAGAATGGCGACCCAATCCTGCTTATGCAACGGATAACCTATTTGAATGATGACAAGAATTCCCCGCTCGAATATGTAAAATCCGCCTACCGCGCTGATAAATATAAATTCAAATTACAGATGAAACGGTAA